The Terriglobus tenax genome contains a region encoding:
- the lolA gene encoding outer membrane lipoprotein chaperone LolA, whose product MVRHRIARLASLVVLFAAPAFSQTLHDVAKRVNDHYNHLNSLEAKYTERYSGMGMNKTETGTLLLKKPGKMRWSYAAPEGKLFVLDGKNAYFYTPGDAQAQVIPAKKLDDMRSPLRFLLGHTNLEKELDHLTMNSSGDRAYFTGVPKGMEERVKEFTVAVQAATGAILGLKVEEIDGSTTEFTFSALKENVPVKDSDFTFTPPVGVEIVSGMPPV is encoded by the coding sequence ATGGTTCGCCATCGTATTGCCCGCCTCGCAAGTCTTGTTGTCCTGTTCGCCGCTCCGGCCTTTTCCCAGACGCTGCACGATGTTGCCAAGCGGGTCAATGACCACTACAACCACCTGAATTCCCTGGAAGCGAAGTACACCGAGCGCTATTCCGGCATGGGGATGAACAAGACCGAGACCGGCACGCTGCTGCTGAAAAAGCCCGGCAAGATGCGCTGGAGCTATGCGGCGCCCGAGGGCAAACTGTTTGTGCTGGATGGCAAGAATGCCTACTTCTACACACCGGGCGATGCGCAGGCACAGGTGATTCCTGCCAAGAAGCTGGACGATATGCGCAGCCCGCTGCGCTTCCTGCTGGGGCATACCAACCTGGAGAAGGAACTGGACCACCTGACCATGAACAGCAGCGGAGACCGCGCCTACTTTACCGGTGTGCCGAAGGGCATGGAGGAGCGGGTGAAGGAGTTTACCGTGGCCGTGCAGGCAGCGACCGGGGCGATTCTTGGCCTGAAGGTGGAGGAGATCGACGGTTCCACCACGGAGTTCACCTTCAGCGCATTGAAAGAGAATGTGCCGGTGAAGGACTCCGACTTCACGTTTACGCCACCTGTCGGGGTGGAGATTGTCTCCGGCATGCCTCCTGTGTAA
- a CDS encoding EF-hand domain-containing protein has protein sequence MRRILPFSLFALPLVALAQGPGGPGGPGGPPPRVVLQALDTDKDGQLSMAEIAAASANLLSLDRNGDGQLTSLEYLPNQADPKANNADDLAQRLMVFDKNGDGVLTKDEVPERMAGIFARADKNGDGKITADELKSTASKQSGPNGRAERGGNVTRMDPILSALDTDHDGVISAAEIAAAPAALKTLDKNGDGTLTADEIRPRQQTPADRAGHFFDEWDTNKDGKITVEEAPERMAPQFANIDTNHDGFIDLQEATTYFANMPQQQRGPRPEGAPRPEGAPQN, from the coding sequence ATGCGTCGTATTCTGCCCTTCTCTCTTTTTGCGCTTCCCTTGGTTGCCCTTGCGCAGGGCCCTGGCGGTCCCGGTGGTCCGGGCGGCCCACCGCCGCGTGTTGTTCTGCAGGCACTGGACACCGATAAGGACGGCCAGCTCTCAATGGCAGAGATTGCGGCTGCGTCGGCCAACCTGCTGTCGCTGGACAGGAATGGCGACGGCCAGTTGACCTCACTGGAGTACCTGCCGAACCAGGCGGATCCGAAGGCGAACAACGCCGACGACCTGGCGCAGCGCCTGATGGTGTTCGACAAGAACGGCGACGGCGTTCTGACCAAGGACGAGGTGCCGGAACGCATGGCGGGGATCTTTGCGCGCGCGGACAAGAATGGCGATGGCAAGATCACGGCGGATGAGCTGAAGTCGACCGCATCGAAGCAGTCCGGCCCGAATGGCCGCGCGGAGCGTGGCGGTAATGTGACGCGGATGGACCCGATCCTGTCGGCGCTGGACACGGATCACGACGGTGTCATCTCCGCCGCGGAGATTGCCGCTGCTCCCGCCGCACTGAAGACGCTGGACAAGAACGGCGATGGCACGCTCACCGCCGACGAGATTCGTCCGCGCCAGCAGACCCCGGCCGATCGCGCCGGGCATTTCTTTGACGAGTGGGACACGAACAAGGACGGCAAGATCACGGTGGAGGAAGCTCCGGAACGCATGGCGCCGCAGTTTGCCAACATCGACACGAATCACGACGGCTTTATCGACCTGCAGGAAGCCACGACCTACTTTGCGAATATGCCGCAGCAGCAGCGCGGACCGCGACCCGAGGGCGCGCCGCGTCCGGAAGGCGCTCCGCAAAACTAG
- a CDS encoding DUF2271 domain-containing protein: MTFRKSVAALFCMTASVLAQKPATHVFHYDNVLGTSMELKLQTTNAHQTNRAEKAVLDEIARENRILSAWQSNSEFSRWMKTRNTPVKVSPELMEVLATFDQYREQTGGALDPSAETATRVWKLAAVENRKPTEAELAKAVAAMQQPHWTLDQARGTATHLDDAPVALNSFAKSYIAGRAADKALAAGASGILLNIGGDIVVRGGLSESVAITDPKANADNDEPLDMVRVSNRTIATSGDYRRGFDIAGQHYSHLIDPRTGQTAENVISSTVIAKDPAMAGALATAFSVMEPAESKKLASKLTGVDYMLVLRDGSTVASAGWQSREVPRLVTAGFAPATRTAGLDVMINFEIARIDNPRYRRPYVAVWVEDQDHFPVRTLALWFAKPRWLNELKQWYRDDQMRNMAEGTDLTATLSSATRVPGSYNLRWDGKDNSGKPVKPGKYTVLIEAAREHGGYDLLKQEINFDGKTAAKYSLQGKQEVGKATIDYGKH, encoded by the coding sequence ATGACCTTCCGCAAGAGTGTTGCTGCACTGTTCTGCATGACTGCTTCTGTCCTGGCACAGAAGCCGGCGACCCACGTCTTTCACTATGACAATGTTCTGGGAACGTCGATGGAGCTGAAGCTCCAGACGACGAATGCTCACCAGACCAACCGCGCCGAGAAGGCCGTTCTGGACGAGATTGCGCGTGAGAACAGAATTCTTTCCGCGTGGCAGTCGAACTCGGAGTTTTCGCGCTGGATGAAGACCCGCAACACGCCGGTGAAGGTGAGTCCGGAGCTAATGGAGGTACTGGCCACCTTTGACCAGTACCGCGAGCAGACCGGTGGCGCGCTGGACCCCAGCGCCGAGACCGCTACCCGTGTGTGGAAGCTGGCGGCTGTCGAAAACCGCAAACCCACCGAGGCTGAGCTGGCCAAAGCCGTAGCTGCGATGCAGCAGCCGCACTGGACACTGGACCAGGCGCGTGGCACGGCGACGCACCTGGACGATGCTCCGGTGGCGTTGAATTCGTTTGCCAAGAGCTACATTGCAGGACGCGCTGCTGACAAGGCTCTGGCGGCTGGAGCGAGCGGCATCCTGCTGAACATTGGCGGCGACATCGTGGTGCGCGGCGGTCTGTCAGAGAGCGTTGCCATTACCGATCCCAAGGCGAATGCCGATAACGATGAGCCCCTCGACATGGTGCGCGTCAGCAATCGCACGATTGCGACCTCCGGCGACTATCGCCGCGGTTTTGATATCGCAGGCCAGCACTACTCGCACCTGATCGATCCGCGTACGGGCCAGACGGCGGAGAACGTAATCTCGTCGACCGTGATTGCCAAGGATCCGGCGATGGCGGGTGCCCTGGCAACGGCGTTCAGCGTGATGGAGCCGGCGGAGAGCAAGAAGCTGGCATCAAAACTGACCGGTGTGGATTACATGCTCGTGCTGCGCGATGGATCGACGGTAGCCTCTGCCGGATGGCAGAGCCGCGAGGTGCCTCGCCTGGTGACGGCCGGCTTTGCCCCGGCGACCAGGACCGCCGGCCTGGATGTGATGATCAACTTCGAGATCGCACGCATCGACAATCCGCGCTACCGCCGCCCGTATGTGGCGGTGTGGGTCGAGGACCAGGACCACTTCCCCGTCCGCACGCTGGCCCTGTGGTTTGCCAAGCCGCGCTGGCTGAACGAGCTGAAGCAGTGGTATCGCGATGACCAAATGCGCAACATGGCCGAGGGCACGGACCTGACGGCTACGCTGAGTTCTGCCACGCGCGTACCGGGCAGCTACAACCTGCGCTGGGATGGCAAGGACAACAGCGGCAAGCCTGTGAAGCCGGGCAAATACACCGTGCTGATTGAAGCCGCGCGTGAGCATGGCGGCTACGACCTGCTGAAGCAGGAGATCAACTTCGACGGCAAGACGGCGGCGAAGTACTCCCTGCAGGGCAAGCAGGAGGTCGGTAAGGCGACCATCGATTACGGTAAGCACTAA